A DNA window from Hevea brasiliensis isolate MT/VB/25A 57/8 chromosome 2, ASM3005281v1, whole genome shotgun sequence contains the following coding sequences:
- the LOC110661680 gene encoding NAC domain-containing protein 71 isoform X2, with amino-acid sequence MATKIQPKRSNPVGYRFHPTDQELVGHFLNRKILNPDDEKMPIAELKVCDFEPWELSDKSKIKSNDQVYYFFCPRDYKYTHSRRSNRTTKAGYWKPTGKPRKVKDIRTKKPIGTKRTLVFYEKEHPKAKAVRTKWIMHEYEYIPQGNFLLCKLKAKSKGHISNSEPKQLASASESAMAVNSSCDECAPSDNMGSNVEDHNLDEMTPVSAYDKGEQTSDILVSEQDEWSPHTATPDCGNHNAHDNTDMSTLSVASGLEIDAAEATFLEGLPTFFDAMKALLEPKDGLNSALFSPGRAEEITPALVPFCLVEQVLK; translated from the exons ATGGCAACTAAAATACAGCCAAAACGATCAAATCCGGTTGGATATAGATTTCATCCAACTGATCAAGAACTCGTTGGGCATTTTTTGAATCGAAAAATTCTTAATCCTGATGATGAGAAGATGCCAATTGCTGAGCTTAAAGTATGTGATTTTGAACCTTGGGAACTTTCTG ATAAATCGAAGATAAAATCAAATGATCAAGTTTACTATTTCTTTTGTCCCCGTGATTATAAGTATACACATAGCCGGAGGTCCAACAGGACTACCAAGGCTGGGTATTGGAAACCCACCGGTAAGCCTCGCAAAGTGAAAGATATTCGTACAAAGAAGCCTATTGGCACAAAGAGAACTTTGGTTTTCTATGAAAAGGAACATCCGAAAGCTAAAGCGGTCAGGACAAAATGGATCATGCACGAGTATGAATACATTCCACAG GGAAATTTCCTTCTCTGTAAGTTGAAGGCAAAGTCAAAGGGACATATAAGCAATAGTGAACCAAAACAGTTGGCTTCAGCTTCTGAAAGTGCGATGGCAGTTAATTCATCTTGTGATGAATGCGCACCAAGTGACAATATGGGTTCCAACGTGGAAGATCATAATCTGGATGAGATGACTCCTGTATCAGCTTATGACAAAGGTGAAC agACAAGTGatatattagtctctgaacaagaTGAATGGAGTCCCCATACAGCAACACCTGATTGTGGAAATCATAATGCTCATGATAATACTGATATGTCAACACTGTCAGTGGCTTCTGGTTTAGAAATTGATGCGGCAGAAGCTACATTTTTAGAG GGTCTGCCAACCTTTTTCGATGCAATGAAAGCATTGCTTGAGCCAAAAGATGGTCTTAACTCTGCACTTTTCTCACCTGGCAGGGCTGAAGAAATCACACCAGCTTTAGTACCTTTCTGCTTAGTGGAACAAGTTCTTAAATAG
- the LOC110661681 gene encoding NAC domain-containing protein 71: MKHNVSAAMSIGPMVGYRFHPTDYELVNHFLKRKIFGCDDDDSTITEIKVCDFEPWDLPDIVDTGSEDQVWYFFCPRDYKYSGSRRSNRTTRAGFWKPTGKLRKVKDKHSKEEIGTKRSLVFYVRDHPKSRRTKWIMHEYEYIVSSSTLAVQGNFLLCKLKAKPDEKINNGDVVLPCDPEIGKFNEMTTNSSCDECEPSIHVASDFENCNPNESTTISTYDKVEQNDLIAFDFENQNLNEVTTDSAGDEGESHYYLGFDQEDQNSNEMAAMSTYVNGKLICPITFDISACEEGEWINQVPTPSDTLTSSTAANVYNNAAEATPLEAYLQAYLKDWENCLS, translated from the exons ATGAAACACAACGTCTCTGCTg CTATGTCGATAGGTCCAATGGTTGGGTATAGATTCCATCCAACAGATTATGAGCTGGTTAATCATTTTTTGAAGCGAAAGATATTTGGTTGCGATGATGATGACTCAACTATCACCGAGATTAAAGTTTGCGACTTTGAGCCGTGGGATCTACCTG ATATAGTTGACACAGGTTCAGAGGACCAAGTGTGGTATTTCTTTTGCCCCCGTGATTATAAGTATTCGGGTAGTCGTCGTTCGAATCGAACAACCAGGGCAGGATTTTGGAAACCCACTGGCAAGCTGCGTAAAGTGAAAGATAAACATAGCAAGGAAGAGATTGGTACAAAAAGAAGTTTAGTATTCTATGTAAGAGATCATCCTAAATCGAGGAGGACCAAATGGATCATGCACGAATATGAATATATTGTTTCAAGTTCTACCTTGGCTGTCCAG GGTAATTTCCTTCTCTGTAAATTGAAGGCAAAGCCTGATGAGAAGATCAACAACGGTGATGTTGTATTGCCTTGTGATCCTGAAATTGGAAAGTTCAATGAGATGACAACTAATTCATCTTGTGATGAATGTGAACCGAGCATCCATGTGGCTTCTGATTTTGAAAATTGTAATCCCAACGAGTCGACTACTATCTCAACCTATGACAAAGTTGAGCAGAATGACCTTATAGCTTTTGATTTTGAAAATCAAAATCTAAATGAAGTGACCACTGATTCAGCTGGCGATGAAGGAGAATCACATTACTATTTGGGTTTTGATCAAGAGGATCAAAATTCAAATGAGATGGCGGCTATGTCAACCTATGTGAATGGCAAATTAATATGCCCAATCACTTTTGATATATCAGCCTGTGAAGAAGGTGAATGGATTAACCAAGTACCAACACCTTCTGATACGCTAACTTCCTCAACTGCTGCTAATGTATACAATAATGCAGCGGAGGCTACGCCATTAGAG GCATATCTACAAGCTTATCTTAAAGATTGGGAGAATTGCTTGAGCTAG
- the LOC110661680 gene encoding NAC domain-containing protein 91 isoform X1: MATKIQPKRSNPVGYRFHPTDQELVGHFLNRKILNPDDEKMPIAELKVCDFEPWELSDKSKIKSNDQVYYFFCPRDYKYTHSRRSNRTTKAGYWKPTGKPRKVKDIRTKKPIGTKRTLVFYEKEHPKAKAVRTKWIMHEYEYIPQGNFLLCKLKAKSKGHISNSEPKQLASASESAMAVNSSCDECAPSDNMGSNVEDHNLDEMTPVSAYDKGEQNCPVALDFGNLNQSEVTANSACDESELGYHLASEREDQNPNEMTASSTNEECKLSCQVTSDIENHNSDKTSDILVSEQDEWSPHTATPDCGNHNAHDNTDMSTLSVASGLEIDAAEATFLEGLPTFFDAMKALLEPKDGLNSALFSPGRAEEITPALVPFCLVEQVLK; the protein is encoded by the exons ATGGCAACTAAAATACAGCCAAAACGATCAAATCCGGTTGGATATAGATTTCATCCAACTGATCAAGAACTCGTTGGGCATTTTTTGAATCGAAAAATTCTTAATCCTGATGATGAGAAGATGCCAATTGCTGAGCTTAAAGTATGTGATTTTGAACCTTGGGAACTTTCTG ATAAATCGAAGATAAAATCAAATGATCAAGTTTACTATTTCTTTTGTCCCCGTGATTATAAGTATACACATAGCCGGAGGTCCAACAGGACTACCAAGGCTGGGTATTGGAAACCCACCGGTAAGCCTCGCAAAGTGAAAGATATTCGTACAAAGAAGCCTATTGGCACAAAGAGAACTTTGGTTTTCTATGAAAAGGAACATCCGAAAGCTAAAGCGGTCAGGACAAAATGGATCATGCACGAGTATGAATACATTCCACAG GGAAATTTCCTTCTCTGTAAGTTGAAGGCAAAGTCAAAGGGACATATAAGCAATAGTGAACCAAAACAGTTGGCTTCAGCTTCTGAAAGTGCGATGGCAGTTAATTCATCTTGTGATGAATGCGCACCAAGTGACAATATGGGTTCCAACGTGGAAGATCATAATCTGGATGAGATGACTCCTGTATCAGCTTATGACAAAGGTGAACAGAATTGTCCAGTGGCTCTTGATTTTGGAAATCTGAATCAAAGTGAGGTGACGGCTAATTCGGCTTGTGATGAAAGTGAACTAGGCTACCATTTGGCTTCTGAACGTGAAGATCAAAATCCAAATGAGATGACTGCTTCGTCAACCAATGAGGAATGTAAACTTAGTTGCCAAGTGACTTCTGATATtgaaaatcataattcagataagACAAGTGatatattagtctctgaacaagaTGAATGGAGTCCCCATACAGCAACACCTGATTGTGGAAATCATAATGCTCATGATAATACTGATATGTCAACACTGTCAGTGGCTTCTGGTTTAGAAATTGATGCGGCAGAAGCTACATTTTTAGAG GGTCTGCCAACCTTTTTCGATGCAATGAAAGCATTGCTTGAGCCAAAAGATGGTCTTAACTCTGCACTTTTCTCACCTGGCAGGGCTGAAGAAATCACACCAGCTTTAGTACCTTTCTGCTTAGTGGAACAAGTTCTTAAATAG
- the LOC110661634 gene encoding protein NTM1-like 9, translated as MDSGIGYRFHPTDEELVNHYLRLKMLGYDDRVQEIPEVNVLNFEPWQLPDIQHPEVVISNNSNDQVWYFFCPRNYKYSNSNRANRTTNAGYWKVTGKDRKINENGIKKTLVFYQGRPKGVKTNWIMHEYNPTFSFQTQRDLVLCKLKRRPDDADMPTLEEGGSSTMMASASGNNTTEEDSQLHLYVNSFGGINETDYDLNTAMQWPRYY; from the exons ATGGACTCCGGAATTGGCTACAGATTCCATCCGACCGATGAAGAATTGGTGAATCATTACCTGAGGCTCAAGATGCTTGGCTATGATGATCGAGTCCAAGAGATCCCGGAGGTTAATGTGTTGAATTTTGAACCTTGGCAACTGCCTG ATATCCAGCATCCAGAGGTGGTGATATCTAATAATTCAAATGACCAAGTGTGGTATTTCTTTTGCCCTCGCAATTACAAGTACTCAAACAGCAATCGGGCCAATAGGACGACTAATGCTGGATACTGGAAGGTCACCGGCAAGGATCGTAAAATCAACGAGAATGGTATAAAAAAGACACTGGTTTTCTATCAAGGTCGACCTAAAGGGGTCAAGACCAATTGGATCATGCATGAGTACAATCCCACTTTCAGCTTCCAAACCCAG AGGGATTTAGTTCTTTGCAAATTAAAGAGGAGGCCAGATGATGCAGATATGCCAACCTTGGAAGAAGGTGGATCGAGTACCATGATGGCTTCTGCTTCTGGAAATAATACAACAGAG GAAGATTCCCAGCTACATTTATACGTGAATTCATTCGGTGGCATCAATGAGACGGATTACGATCTTAACACTGCAATGCAGTGGCCGCGGTACTACTAA
- the LOC110661679 gene encoding NAC domain-containing protein 62, which translates to MNAHLHTHSRSNPLHEEGCLSSKVGFRFHPTDEEIVAYYLENKINGNDSLVNHIIGEIDLCQYEPRDLPDHSLISSDDKIWYFFSRPDFKYSNGKRANRTTRAGFWKATGKIRYIKAGESRKEIGSKRTLVFHKKVHDSKPVRTNWIIHEYQSKNILPNQRHFVLCKLKQKVDENIDHSPEDEGEPSRPTDAQTDPEQVLQSQICIMGMHPEGLKQQGVSDEHLLQTNCFDNPHMGLDLHDTSDDEDPIKLADSFLSLDDECFTQKNADVPPNDYRPPEPLRKTYVADIHWKTASGYSESPQPTKTSNLNDGDASSEEYQQMQTVLTPTETLTSGEGKNDPYRKEVSVTGTSTAGSAADRPFEINYIRYAYKPGVCRGIASFSSVVTRDKSFEDMENCLSGQGQDRCYCLPEINRNESVGEEFPKPQKRLMISNFTGQKLNPSTVSTGEVTNLSCSYITSKEPEKPGLNLKSTRSSDNDREVCSIRSEITPLIHRPNPPSVYIVNILVGLVLFIFIVREMLILH; encoded by the exons ATGAATGCACATTTGCACACCCATTCTCGGTCCAATCCCCTTCATGAAGAGGGATGTCTTTCTTCTAAAGTTGGATTCAGATTCCATCCAACAGATGAAGAAATCGTCGCCTATTATCTCGAAAATAAAATCAACGGCAACGATTCCCTTGTTAATCATATTATTGGCGAGATTGATCTCTGCCAGTACGAGCCACGGGATCTGCCTG ACCATTCCCTGATATCATCAGACGATAAAATTTGGTATTTCTTCAGTCGCCCTGATTTCAAGTATTCTAATGGTAAACGAGCCAACAGAACAACGAGGGCTGGATTCTGGAAAGCCACAGGAAAAATTCGCTATATCAAAGCTGGGGAGTCCCGGAAGGAGATTGGTAGCAAGAGGACCCTAGTGTTTCATAAGAAAGTCCATGATTCTAAGCCAGTCAGAACCAATTGGATCATACACGAGTACCAATCTAAAAACATCCTTCCCAACCAG AGGCATTTTGTTCTCTGTAAACTAAAGCAGAAAGTAGATGAAAATATCGATCATTcacccgaggatgaaggtgaacCAAGTCGTCCTACGGATGCTCAG ACAGATCCAGAACAAGTTCTGCAATCTCAAATCTGCATTATGGGGATGCATCCAGAAGGACTGAAGCAGCAGGGTGTTTCTGATGAGCATTTGCTACAGACCAATTGTTTTGATAATCCACATATGGGGTTGGATTTGCATGATACTAGTGATGATGAAGATCCAATAAAGTTGGCAGATTCATTTCTTTCTCTGGATGATGAATGCTTCACCCAAAAAAATGCAGATGTTCCCCCTAATGACTACAGGCCACCAGAGCCATTAAGAAAAACGTATGTTGCGGATATCCATTGGAAGACTGCATCTGGCTACAGTGAG TCTCCCCAACCTACGAAAACTTCAAATTTGAATGATGGAGACGCCAGTTCTGAAGAATATCAGCAGATGCAAACTGTTCTAACCCCTACTGAAACTCTGACTTCTGGAGAAGGGAAGAATGATCCTTATCGCAAGGAAGTCTCAGTGACCGGGACTTCCACAGCAGGCTCAGCTGCAGATAGACCTTTTGAGATCAATTACATAAGATATGCTTACAAACCTGGAGTCTGCAGAGGCATAGCATCTTTTTCAAGCGTAGTAACCAGAGATAAG TCTTTCGAAGACATGGAAAATTGCTTGTCGGGGCAAGGGCAGGATCGGTGCTATTGTCTTCCAGAGATCAATCGCAATGAATCAgttggtgaagaatttccaaaaccTCAGAAACGACTAATGATCAGCAACTTCACAGGACAGAAACTCAACCCCAGCACAGTGTCCACTGGTGAGGTGACAAACTTAAGTTGCAGCTACATAACAAGCAAGGAACCTGAAAAGCCAGGTTTGAATCTCAAATCAACTAGATCTTCTGACAATGACAGGGAGGTTTGTTCCATTCGTTCGGAGATTACTCCATTAATCCATAGGCCAAATCCCCCATCAGTATATATTGTTAACATACTTGTAGGTCTagttttgttcatttttattgtCAGGGAGATGCTGATTCTTCACTGA